Proteins from a genomic interval of Rhipicephalus microplus isolate Deutch F79 chromosome 6, USDA_Rmic, whole genome shotgun sequence:
- the LOC142765687 gene encoding retinol dehydrogenase 12-like, with translation MLWLACLAATPAALLLALFAYNRLSTRQCRCTADLDGKTVVVTGANTGIGYETARELALRGARVVLGCRSEERARHAVEQLASETRSTNIAWLPLDTSSPDSVRAFVERLLPLTQGRVHALVNNAGASAPTDGRRLTADGHELTWATNYLGHYLLTRLLLPTLRECAPSRVINLTSVVQQLARIDWADVQGLRSSTWSPSRAYCNSKRAMLLFSAELARRLKNTGVSACAVHPGVVNTRVSRGLTRVGQPWFGLLSTLFGIKNAREACQTTVHAVLSPDPCSGWYLSECRAQWPAIRCPEDERDAGRLWTISELSFPTLPPVAF, from the exons ATGTTGTGGTTGGCGTGTTTAGCAGCCACGCCTGCCGCTCTCTTGCTCGCCCTGTTCGCCTACAACCGGCTGTCCACGAGACAATGTAGGTGCACGGCTGACTTGGACGGAAAGACGGTGGTCGTCACGGGAGCCAACACCG GCATCGGTTACGAGACGGCCCGCGAGCTGGCGCTGCGCGGCGCGCGGGTCGTGCTGGGTTGCCGCAGCGAGGAGCGTGCGCGGCACGCGGTCGAGCAGCTGGCCTCCGAGACGCGCAGCACGAACATCGCCTGGCTGCCGCTCGACACGTCCAGCCCGGACTCGGTGCGCGCCTTCGTCGAGCGCCTGTTGCCTCTCACGCAGGGCCGCGTCCACGCGCTGGTCAACAACGCGGGCGCCTCGGCGCCCACCGACGGCCGTCGACTGACCGCCGACGGACACGAGCTGACGTGGGCCACGAACTACCTGGGCCACTACTTGCTGACGAGGCTGCTGCTGC CAACGCTACGGGAATGCGCGCCCTCTCGCGTCATCAATCTGACGTCGGTGGTGCAGCAGCTGGCACGCATCGACTGGGCCGACGTGCAAGGCCTTCGCAGCAGTACATGGTCGCCGAGCCGCGCGTACTGCAACTCCAAGAGGGCCATGCTGCTCTTCTCCGCCGAGCTGGCGCGACGCCTGAAGAACACCG GTGTTAGCGCATGCGCGGTACATCCAGGAGTGGTGAACACGCGCGTTTCCCGAGGCCTAACGCGTGTGGGACAACCTTGGTTCGGCTTGCTGTCCACTTTGTTCGGAATCAAG AACGCGCGCGAGGCTTGCCAGACTACCGTGCATGCGGTGTTGTCGCCGGACCCATGCAGCGGCTGGTACCTGTCCGAATGCCGCGCTCAGTGGCCTGCCATTCGCTGCCCCGAGGACGAGAGGGACGCAGGCCGCCTGTGGACTATCAGCGAGCTGTCCTTCCCAACGTTGCCGCCAGTGGCGTTTTGA